The genomic window TCACTGCCGGCTCCCATAGCGCAAATTACGGGCGCACCTCACCAGCACTGTCGATTCACGCACGCCCCTTGCTCGCATCCACATCGACTGCGGCCAGCAGTACTGGTGGTTGTGGCAGTACATACGGTTTGGGACTTGGCCTGGGACTTGGCCTCGATCTCGATACCAGTGACTACGAATACGAACGAGCGTCGCTACACTCTGGCGCTTACGCTTACAAACCGTCGTCTTCGCGACGTGGCAGCAGCCTTGCTGCCGACTACTTGTTGGACGTTGCAGCACATTGCAGCGTACCATCGCCGGCACTCAAACCTGAGCCGGATACCGATCTTGAGCTCGACCTCGATCTTGATCTCGATCTCGACGTGGGCGTCGGCGTCGGTGTTGACGTTAGCGACGTTGACGACGCTAGCGACATTGGCCTCGACATTGGTTTGGGCCTTAACGTCGAGGATATCGAAGATCTTGATATCCCGGTACCAGAACCGGAACCCGAACCCGAAGCGGACGTGCACGACGAACTTGTTCGCGCGCTTGAACTCGAACTCGATTTTGGACTTGATTTTAACACCAACACTAACCTCAACTTCAATCTCGATAGCGCAGATTTCATCGGACTCGACGACGTCGACATTGACGCAGAGGAAGAGCCAATACTCTCGCCAGTGCTCAATAGATCTTTGCGTCCATTCTCCTATCCGGCGCTTACTATCACTGCACCAGAGAATAGTATCGCAAGCGAATCACCAATACCAGCGGCGACGCCGCCACCGACACCGACGGATTTTCTCTATCCGCAGTTGTCCATACAAAGCAACAAGACGTCACCACAACATcagcagcaccagcagcaacaccagcaacaacaacaccaacagcaacagcaacagacgCAACACTACTACCACCAACAACAAAGAACGACGCGTTTACCGCAACACGACGACAGTTGCGAGGAATTCAACAACATCACTGACGATCCGACGTCGTGCATCGGCCAAAAAAGAATGATGGTTAGCCGATTGTGGAATAGTTGTTTCCCCAAATTCACGCCGGAGCACGTGCACCGGCACAACTTCTACTTATGCCAGGTAAACTATACtccaaaaagcaaaataagacACACTTCCCAACGTTGCAAcgtttaaaactttaatttttagcaGACTTCTTGTGCTCTTAGTAACCCCCCGATCACTGTTTGAATTCCTCTTTTCTGCATTTTCCAATCAATATTTTCGTCTCGTTTTGTTTTCATGCATTTAGTGGCAACGCAACACCCAAGTGCGCATTGTCTATCTCTTTTATCGCTGGATAACGGCAATTACCTGCCTGGCCGCGCTCGTTTGCTCACTACTCGATATCGGGCGCTCCGAAGAACACTTCGAAAACCACTATGCGAAATGGTGGATCTACCTGACACACTGGGGTCTGCTCTTCTGCACAGTGCAGGCATGGCTGGCGGCGTGGATTGTGACGCAGGGCATGATGGTGGAGCGTGAAGATTTTGAGGTTGTGCGACAGGCGAGGAAGAGCCGTCTTCATCACATATACTGGGTGCTGTACACGTGTGCCACTGTGTATTCGTTCATCATAACGATGTGTTATTGGTTTTTGGTGCACGATCCAGGTACCGCCGTTGAATTGTCTATGACTAATTTGCGATAtggaatttgattttttcatttcagaaattCACAAAATAGACGCTTTAAATATAATGGTGCATGTGTTCAATTCGGTGATTATGCTCATCGATTTAGCTATTGTCGGACATCCGATCAAATTGAGTCATGTCTACTTTACGACTGGCATCGGTTTGGCGTATGGCATTTTTACCGGTATTTATTTCTTAGCTGGCGGCACAGATAGGTAAGTGCGgcatattttatatgaattttcgAGGTGACACAATGCACACATTGCACATTTTGAACACCCGTTTTACACATCACACGGtagtatgaattttattttatttttgatttgaaaatataccCAAAGCCACAGTTTTACATAggaataaatccaagtttcggCTCTAGTAACAATCCGTTGCGTAAATTCGTCCGTATTTTAGTTACACATTCGCACATTCGACGCATTGTTGCTTCTGAAATGGTGTGGGCAGCATCGACGCAAATATTAGGCTCGCCTTAGACCCGCCAAAATGATCGAGTAGGATGTTCAAAACGGTTAtcaattaaattacatatattttcgcgactttcttttcttcttccccCAAACCAACATTCTccagaagaaatttttttgtaaagggtGTTCAATTTAGAGGCTTCCGATttcaaaacaacgaaaattcaatttgACTGGGCTATCTTCATTATTCTTGTGTTGAGCCattcattttttaaagatatgtgtaccgcaactgcgccgtaattcggtcatccgtaaacactaATTTCGAATGACTCACTGGAGGACTTTGGTCGGCATCTcgcgaataactttagtaatattgcTTTCCAAtgactcaatcgaagctggtttatccacaaagcattaagattttacatatccccacaaataaaagtccaaaaatgtgatatcacacgacctTGGTAgctaatccactggtccgagacgagagttAAATTGCTGACCGAAACGacaacgcagtaaatccattatccattgtttcacgggctctATGGCtagtagtgccgtcttgttatAACCAAATATTGTGCAGATTACGTCGTTTAACATGACGCGATATCATCCGCCATTCACTGTTGCATAGGTcgcagcctcgtctttgaaaaaatatcggCCGATGGTTCCTCCAGCCTCTAGGCCGCACCACGCAgttgttttcaatgaatgtaATAGGTGTTCTTGAATGACTTCGGGCTACTTATTagtccaaatacggcaattttgcttattaacgtaGCCGATAATCCAAAAATAAGCCTCATCGTTGAGCCTCATCCAAAAATGCGGATCTGCGACGAATTTTTCAGGAATCTAACGACTGAAATTGTGACGCTTTGGCAGATCGGTCGGCTTCAAATCTGGGACTAGCTATGTTTTATATGCTTTCAAGCCAAGATCTTTGGGTAAGAACGTCCAAGTTGTGCCATAAGATAAGCCAAGTTCGAGTCTTCGacaaaactctcatttacagccgcaatattctcttcacttcgGGCTGTACGTCGTCCAATCGGTCGAGTATCAtccaataatataaaattattctcaatttttccgatggtttgccgaatagtgcgcccggtaggacggttatgtacaccataagttgacccgagcgcgcgatgaacacttttcacatagCATCGGAAAGGTTGTTGAGACGTAATCTTTCaactttccatgatgaaatgtcaatgaatactgaaaaaattatgtatttagttggaCGGTAGTTACGCGAGATCTGTCAAGGAACCCTTATTGGAAAAACGACCTCAAAGaagttgtgtttattttttcgttt from Anastrepha ludens isolate Willacy chromosome 5, idAnaLude1.1, whole genome shotgun sequence includes these protein-coding regions:
- the LOC128863543 gene encoding uncharacterized protein LOC128863543; translated protein: VTTPPYKHIPIRHHTITLDYAQLYFRPEPTSGPIPQQYQQYQKYQQYQKYQHQPYQQKYQQYQQLPQHYNYYNYNYNHNYHNTSSRSTPTHSPAPSYTHLHQHSHHQQHHLQQQELLIQQHQLQQLQQQQQQQHQQQQHPCNYYSTPPPPTNTSSNHHTPSHHSSTYSAYGSYGSYGGAYLGTSGSDSGVGGLTPIGRNYRRYHSSGSGGSGSISGSIGSNFLTAGSHSANYGRTSPALSIHARPLLASTSTAASSTGGCGSTYGLGLGLGLGLDLDTSDYEYERASLHSGAYAYKPSSSRRGSSLAADYLLDVAAHCSVPSPALKPEPDTDLELDLDLDLDLDVGVGVGVDVSDVDDASDIGLDIGLGLNVEDIEDLDIPVPEPEPEPEADVHDELVRALELELDFGLDFNTNTNLNFNLDSADFIGLDDVDIDAEEEPILSPVLNRSLRPFSYPALTITAPENSIASESPIPAATPPPTPTDFLYPQLSIQSNKTSPQHQQHQQQHQQQQHQQQQQQTQHYYHQQQRTTRLPQHDDSCEEFNNITDDPTSCIGQKRMMVSRLWNSCFPKFTPEHVHRHNFYLCQWQRNTQVRIVYLFYRWITAITCLAALVCSLLDIGRSEEHFENHYAKWWIYLTHWGLLFCTVQAWLAAWIVTQGMMVEREDFEVVRQARKSRLHHIYWVLYTCATVYSFIITMCYWFLVHDPEIHKIDALNIMVHVFNSVIMLIDLAIVGHPIKLSHVYFTTGIGLAYGIFTGIYFLAGGTDRKNNVYIYPMLDWTKPGKAIIVTVCAVISVFVVHFCCYLLYRTRVWLFTKLCIRGAHNRDGEMGEGLHDEAAARLGGGTSQEYSHQQQYPILHSEQPRTSHHHHQHTQNQQQPQQQHQSGGNVQTVDIMSGGGGGGGGGGGRGGGGGGLGTATQHTTPPYYPQYSGYQQQPVVAGVNVGVLSAGGYYQSENNNKNKQQQQRQLEQQQHQQQQQQQQHQQQQHQQPQQQQPQQQQKHSSSATAASGLSRTVAHLDAAQREQFLNPNKIVEYKM